One Acetobacterium sp. KB-1 DNA segment encodes these proteins:
- a CDS encoding diol dehydratase small subunit, translated as MTQEQMLEQIVKQVMSSMSTAAAPATESCGTVSKADYPIGDKRPELIKSATGKAYKELTLDKLLAGELTPEDLRIRPETLELQAQVAESVKRDAFARNLRRAAELIAVPDARLLEIYNALRPYKSTKEELLAIAAELKNQFNAPISASLVAEAAEVYYNRKRSKEFL; from the coding sequence ATGACACAAGAACAAATGTTGGAACAAATCGTTAAACAAGTTATGAGTTCTATGAGTACCGCTGCAGCTCCTGCTACAGAATCTTGCGGAACTGTTTCAAAAGCTGATTACCCTATCGGTGATAAAAGACCAGAGTTGATTAAATCCGCTACTGGTAAAGCTTACAAAGAATTAACCTTAGATAAATTATTAGCTGGGGAATTAACACCAGAAGATTTACGAATCAGACCAGAAACCCTTGAACTTCAAGCTCAGGTTGCTGAATCTGTAAAACGTGATGCATTTGCCAGAAATCTAAGAAGAGCGGCTGAACTAATTGCTGTTCCAGATGCTCGTTTATTAGAAATCTACAATGCCCTGCGTCCATACAAATCGACTAAAGAAGAATTACTGGCGATTGCTGCTGAACTTAAAAACCAGTTCAATGCTCCAATTTCCGCTTCTTTAGTAGCTGAAGCTGCTGAAGTATACTATAACCGAAAACGATCAAAAGAATTCTTATAG
- a CDS encoding propanediol/glycerol family dehydratase medium subunit gives MAINEQMLKSIIEDVLKEMTGAAPASAPASAPAATAAGAVKLSPVGEAKQGMASDEVIIGLAPAFAESQHETIIGIPHDKVLKEIIAGIEEEGLKARVIKIYRSSDVAVCGHTAAKLSGSGIGIGLQSKGTCLIHQKDLPQLSNLELFSQAPLIDLDTFRAIGKNAAKYAKGESPAPVPVRNDQMARPAYQAKAALLHIKETEHVEAGKKAVEQQVSFV, from the coding sequence ATGGCTATAAACGAACAAATGTTAAAAAGCATTATTGAAGATGTCTTAAAAGAAATGACTGGCGCTGCGCCAGCTTCTGCACCAGCTTCTGCACCAGCAGCTACTGCTGCCGGCGCTGTTAAACTGTCTCCAGTCGGAGAAGCAAAACAAGGAATGGCGAGTGATGAAGTAATAATCGGTTTAGCACCAGCTTTTGCTGAGTCTCAACATGAAACGATCATCGGTATTCCACATGATAAGGTTCTTAAAGAAATTATCGCTGGGATTGAAGAAGAAGGCTTAAAAGCTCGAGTTATCAAAATTTACCGAAGTTCTGACGTTGCTGTGTGCGGTCATACCGCTGCTAAACTTTCTGGATCAGGTATCGGCATTGGCTTACAGTCAAAAGGTACCTGCCTCATTCACCAAAAAGATTTACCACAGTTAAGTAACTTAGAATTATTCTCCCAAGCGCCATTGATCGATTTAGATACGTTCAGAGCGATCGGGAAAAATGCTGCTAAATATGCTAAAGGCGAAAGCCCAGCACCCGTTCCAGTAAGAAACGACCAGATGGCTCGTCCAGCTTACCAGGCGAAAGCGGCCCTATTACATATTAAAGAAACTGAACATGTTGAAGCCGGTAAAAAAGCCGTCGAACAACAAGTTTCGTTTGTATAA
- a CDS encoding diol dehydratase reactivase subunit alpha, whose translation MIIAGIDIGNASTETALARYVDGKPEFLCSGIVDTTGMKGTRQNIHGVFASLKQALEKAGLTVENVDLIRINEAAPVIGDVAMETITETIITESTMIGHNPSTPGGLGIGVGVTVDIREVNDCDKGESVIVVIPREVDFDDSSRIINHAVNNGIFINGAIVQRDDGVLINNRLVKKIPIVDEVSLIDKVPRNMRAAIEVAAPGSVVEQLSNPYGIATVFDLTSDETKQVVPVSRALIGNRSAVVIKTPAGDVKERKIPAGQIIIQGTNKKAQVNVDDGAEKIMEAIRSVAPVEDIKGEAGTNAGGMLEKVRQVMSNLTDQLPSAIKIQDLLAVDTFVPQTVKGGIAEEFSMENAVGIAAMVKADKLQMNMIAHELEAELGVKVEVGGVEADMAIRGALTTPGSNKPLAIIDMGAGSTDAAIINRAGEIKSIHLAGAGNMVTLLIASELGYDNMALAEDIKKYPLAKVESLFHIRHEDGTVQFFDKPLDPRTFARVVILTPNGMIPMPGNYSLERIRAIRREAKTKVFVVNAIRSLERVSPTGNCRDIEFVTLVGGSALDFEIPQLVTDALSKYSIVSGRANIRGVEGPRNAVATGLVLAYEEGE comes from the coding sequence ATGATTATTGCAGGAATAGATATTGGAAACGCAAGTACTGAAACAGCTCTTGCCCGATATGTAGATGGAAAGCCTGAATTTCTTTGTAGCGGTATTGTTGATACCACTGGGATGAAGGGAACCCGTCAAAATATTCATGGAGTTTTCGCCTCTCTCAAACAAGCCCTTGAAAAAGCTGGTTTAACCGTAGAAAATGTTGATTTAATCCGGATCAATGAAGCTGCTCCCGTTATTGGGGATGTAGCGATGGAAACAATTACGGAAACAATTATTACGGAATCAACCATGATCGGTCACAATCCCTCGACACCAGGGGGATTGGGGATCGGTGTGGGTGTGACCGTAGACATAAGAGAAGTTAATGATTGTGATAAAGGCGAGTCAGTTATCGTTGTTATTCCAAGAGAAGTGGATTTTGATGATTCCTCTCGAATTATTAACCATGCTGTTAATAACGGCATATTTATTAATGGTGCCATTGTCCAACGTGATGATGGCGTTTTAATTAATAACCGACTTGTCAAAAAAATTCCGATTGTTGATGAAGTTTCGCTGATTGATAAGGTGCCAAGAAACATGCGTGCTGCCATTGAGGTTGCCGCACCAGGTTCGGTAGTTGAACAGCTATCAAACCCATACGGTATTGCAACCGTATTTGATTTAACATCCGACGAGACAAAACAGGTTGTGCCTGTTTCACGAGCCCTCATCGGAAATCGTTCAGCAGTTGTTATCAAAACGCCGGCAGGGGATGTCAAAGAAAGAAAAATCCCGGCTGGCCAAATCATTATTCAGGGCACAAACAAAAAAGCTCAGGTTAATGTGGATGATGGTGCTGAAAAAATTATGGAAGCAATACGTTCTGTAGCTCCGGTAGAAGATATTAAAGGAGAAGCTGGCACCAATGCCGGTGGAATGCTTGAAAAGGTGAGACAGGTCATGTCAAACCTGACAGATCAACTGCCAAGTGCAATTAAAATTCAAGATTTATTAGCCGTCGATACTTTCGTTCCTCAAACAGTCAAAGGTGGGATTGCGGAAGAATTTTCCATGGAGAATGCCGTTGGTATTGCCGCCATGGTTAAGGCTGATAAATTGCAGATGAATATGATTGCCCATGAATTGGAAGCTGAACTGGGTGTAAAAGTTGAAGTGGGCGGAGTTGAAGCCGATATGGCGATCCGTGGTGCGTTAACAACACCTGGTAGTAATAAGCCTTTAGCGATTATCGATATGGGCGCAGGATCGACAGACGCAGCGATTATTAACAGGGCAGGTGAAATTAAGTCCATCCATTTAGCAGGTGCCGGAAACATGGTCACCCTGCTCATCGCATCTGAATTAGGATATGACAACATGGCTCTGGCGGAAGATATTAAAAAATATCCGTTAGCTAAGGTTGAAAGTTTATTCCATATTCGTCATGAAGATGGAACCGTTCAATTTTTTGACAAGCCACTTGATCCCAGAACTTTTGCACGGGTTGTCATTTTGACACCAAATGGAATGATACCCATGCCGGGTAATTATTCACTAGAACGTATTCGAGCAATACGTCGAGAAGCGAAAACAAAAGTATTTGTTGTAAATGCGATTCGTTCATTAGAACGTGTCAGCCCGACCGGAAACTGTCGGGATATTGAATTTGTTACCTTAGTTGGCGGATCAGCCCTCGATTTTGAGATTCCGCAATTAGTAACGGACGCCTTATCCAAGTATAGCATTGTTTCAGGACGGGCCAATATTAGAGGGGTTGAGGGTCCACGTAACGCAGTAGCCACTGGTCTCGTACTTGCTTACGAAGAGGGTGAATAA